The genomic window CTCATGCCAGCGCATTCGGACAATGACTACCCGGAAAAGAGCAGCATTAGCCTGACGGTTGCCGCCTCGGTTGAGCCGATGTCGTTGGATTTTGCCAGAGGAAGTAGGAATGGGACAGACCCCACACATTTTTGCGAAAGCCGCTTCGGAATGCACTCGATTGTGATTATCTCCAAAGGCGAGCAGCATCTCGGCTGCGGTATCTGGTCCAATTCCATAGTGTCGCGAAACAGGGTATTTATCCTCGTTAACAAAATAAATATCCGCCGTAGGAATGGCGAGAATGCTTGTACAGTAGGAGTTATAGCTTCTTTGAGCGAACAGATTAGTTGTCCGAAAATCAGTGC from Gloeocapsopsis sp. IPPAS B-1203 includes these protein-coding regions:
- a CDS encoding transposase; protein product: TDFRTTNLFAQRSYNSYCTSILAIPTADIYFVNEDKYPVSRHYGIGPDTAAEMLLAFGDNHNRVHSEAAFAKMCGVCPIPTSSGKIQRHRLNRGGNRQANAALFRVVIVRMRWHEPTKAYVARRTAQGLSKQEIIRCLKRYLAREIYQIIRKTLSTPKVIAP